From the Xyrauchen texanus isolate HMW12.3.18 chromosome 37, RBS_HiC_50CHRs, whole genome shotgun sequence genome, one window contains:
- the elk1 gene encoding ETS domain-containing protein Elk-3 — protein sequence MDPSITLWQFLLHLLDDQSQKHLISWTSGDGEFKLLDAEEVARLWGMRKNKTNMNYDKLSRALRYYYDKNIIKKVSGQKFVYKFVTFPDPNSAEGLKGPEDAQKASAGDKLELSIQARSVGGANTTTSCLSKSLQVQRSSPSSVQRSSRNDYMKSGLYSTFTIQSLQMPCKTTSNPIKTEHILNDGSPKATPLDHTVHEVQVCQTDGQQVSAQVQSTVESNSLQVIVTHPSPCATPALSPQTPSGSATATTNTQAHKSQSPSDPPQIYLSDPSSLTSLIPLAHGECVVNPSQPVFVVIKPPVGLPKENSFPPEEDLLKIVNLDEKADVEVQPESTVTVPGVTDAPVSVDTPSPCVESAAQPVEEGEVKEKPELPEDTNTASVSLPASPQEVQPPKSKKPRVLELPSSSTLLPPGLSLDKVNAAVNSLLASGNATNTLTPTVITSHALTPVLLTPSPLPSTIHFWSTLSPIAPRSPAKLSFQFPSNGSNQIQIPALSVDGLSTPVVLSPGPQKP from the exons ATGGACCCATCCATTACATTGTGGCAGTTCCTGCTACACCTGCTGGACGATCAGAGTCAGAAGCACCTGATCTCGTGGACGTCAGGTGATGGGGAATTCAAGCTGCTAGATGCTGAGGAGGTGGCCAGGCTCTGGGGGATGCGCAAGAataaaactaacatgaactatgaTAAACTTAGCAGAGCACTTCGTTACTATTACGACAAG AATATTATCAAGAAGGTTAGTGGTCAGAAGTTCGTCTACAAGTTTGTGACCTTTCCCGACCCCAACTCTGCTGAAGGGCTTAAAGGGCCTGAGGATGCCCAGAAGGCCAGTGCAGGGGACAAATTGGAGCTGTCCATCCAGGCCAGATCTGTAGGTGGCGCTAACACCACCACCTCGTGTCTGAGCAAGAGCCTGCAGGTCCAGCGCTCCTCCCCCAGCTCAGTGCAGCGCAGCTCCCGTAATGATTACATGAAGTCTGGCCTCTACTCCACCTTCACTATCCAGTCCCTGCAGATGCCCTGCAAAACCACTTCCAATCCCATCAAAACAGAGCACATACTGAATGACGGCAGCCCCAAAGCTACCCCTCTGGACCACACAGTGCATGAG GTGCAGGTCTGTCAGACAGATGGACAGCAGGTTAGCGCTCAGGTCCAGTCAACTGTAGAAAGCAACAGTCTGCAGGTGATAGTCACCCACCCGTCTCCATGTGCTACACCTGCCCTCAGCCCTCAGACACCGTCTGGCTCTGCCACTGCAACCACG AATACTCAAGCACATAAGAGCCAGAGTCCGAGTGACCCACCACAGATCTACCTGTCTGACCCCAGCTCCCTGACCTCCCTCATTCCTCTGGCGCATGGAGAGTGTGTGGTCAACCCATCTCAGCCTGTGTTTGTGGTCATTAAACCTCCTGTAGGGCTGCCTAAAGAGAACAGCTTCCCCCCTGAGGAAGACCTGCTGAAGATTGTCAATCTGGATGAAAAAGCAGATGTTGAG GTTCAGCCAGAGTCCACAGTAACTGTGCCTGGAGTTACAGATGCCCCAGTCTCTGTAGACACCCCGTCACCCTGTGTGGAGTCTGCGGCCCAGCCCGTCGAGGAAGGAGAAGTAAAAGAGAAGCCTGAACTCCCTG AGGACACCAATACTGCATCAGTGTCCCTCCCAGCCAGCCCGCAGGAAGTTCAGCCTCCAAAATCAAAGAAGCCACGTGTACTGGAGCTGCCGTCCTCATCCACGCTGCTGCCTCCTGGACTCTCATTGGATAAAGTCAATGCAGCAGTGAACAGTCTGCTGGCCTCTGGCAATGCCACTAACACCTTAACACCCACAGTCATCACCTCACATGCCCTG ACTCCAGTGCTGTTGACACCAAGTCCTCTCCCATCAACCATTCACTTCTGGAGCACGCTCAGTCCAATCGCTCCACGCAGCCCTGCCAAGCTCTCCTTCCAG TTCCCCTCCAACGGAAGCAATCAGATCCAGATCCCAGCACTGAGTGTTGATGGCCTGTCCACGCCTGTTGTTCTTTCTCCTGGACCACAGAAACCATAA